One part of the Bdellovibrio bacteriovorus genome encodes these proteins:
- a CDS encoding DMT family transporter has protein sequence MSDHSNDPVSFTILRLFAGAAILLPLALKAYHDKKIIVNRVALLPAFMLFSYALFFSLAYVQMTASTGALIVFPAAQMTMLGYSMYNGAKLSRFEKLGVIIALSGLVYLVLPGFDVPPVQASILMALSGISWGIYSILGKKAADPVTATAMNFIFTLPVVLALYLVFGLKLTTMGATWAVLSGALTSALGYLLWYIVMQSLKTSTAAVAMLSSPVIAAFGGILLLNEKTSLRLFIATALILGGLYIKIVANNKA, from the coding sequence TTGAGCGACCACTCAAATGATCCGGTTTCTTTTACTATCTTAAGATTATTTGCTGGGGCTGCGATTCTATTGCCTTTGGCCCTGAAGGCCTACCACGACAAAAAAATCATCGTTAATAGGGTGGCCCTACTCCCGGCGTTCATGCTGTTTTCCTATGCCCTTTTCTTTTCTCTGGCTTATGTACAGATGACCGCCAGTACGGGCGCTTTGATTGTATTTCCGGCGGCGCAAATGACGATGCTGGGATACTCGATGTACAACGGGGCAAAACTGTCACGCTTTGAAAAGCTGGGCGTGATCATCGCGCTTTCCGGATTGGTTTATCTAGTGCTTCCGGGCTTTGATGTTCCTCCGGTTCAGGCCTCTATATTGATGGCTCTTTCAGGAATATCCTGGGGGATTTATTCTATTCTTGGAAAGAAAGCCGCTGATCCCGTCACCGCGACCGCAATGAACTTTATCTTCACCCTTCCGGTCGTTTTGGCTTTGTATCTTGTGTTTGGTCTAAAACTGACAACCATGGGTGCCACTTGGGCCGTTTTGTCCGGAGCACTGACATCGGCGCTGGGATATTTACTGTGGTATATCGTCATGCAAAGTCTGAAAACAAGCACTGCTGCCGTGGCCATGCTGTCAAGCCCGGTCATCGCGGCCTTTGGTGGAATCTTGCTTTTGAATGAAAAAACAAGTCTCAGACTTTTTATTGCAACGGCCCTTATTCTTGGCGGGCTTTATATCAAAATAGTTGCTAACAACAAAGCCTGA
- a CDS encoding winged helix-turn-helix transcriptional regulator, which translates to MAKSKSLEACPVYKTAMILDGKWTILIFRDLLANKVVRFNELRRSLGSISPKTLTERLTELEDQGLVNRKVYAEVPPRVEYSLTEKGKGLSAVFDSMAKFGDKWLS; encoded by the coding sequence ATGGCAAAAAGTAAATCATTGGAAGCCTGCCCGGTATATAAGACGGCGATGATTCTGGACGGAAAGTGGACGATTCTCATTTTTAGAGACTTGCTGGCTAATAAAGTCGTCCGGTTTAACGAACTTCGCCGGTCCCTGGGATCCATCAGTCCCAAAACCCTGACCGAGCGCCTGACGGAGCTTGAAGATCAAGGTTTGGTGAACAGAAAAGTCTACGCTGAGGTCCCGCCACGGGTGGAGTACTCGCTGACTGAAAAAGGCAAAGGCCTTTCTGCAGTTTTTGATTCCATGGCGAAATTCGGAGACAAGTGGCTGAGTTAG
- a CDS encoding DEAD/DEAH box helicase has product MKLLLTFLKAKRRMPDITFTTLRKKDGDFTAFRELYTKLLLNQQLDEFQLQKLLQIAIVFLNSKRELVRFFGYRIILQYALAKNDFTALNDISLNLGYIPISKILEKTSINSEFQGEFFKEFLSSYKNSFRTSAGTFLTEGQRALQRDLFDKKKDSNNVVIAPTSYGKSEAIVSTALEVPKSCIIVPTKALLAQTKKRFLNSGADLSAKTIIIHHEMYSPSQDNLIAILTQERLLSLLQENPKAYFDKVYVDEAHNLLEKDSRANLLASCLVLLKYRNKNTVFNFFTPFLNDARNLETKFLSLNAAELRKNEYIKSEKIFLIDFRRSDEALLHLYDQFMNEFIEIPEATYRSDVEFINRQAAHKNIIYFNTPKDVESYCSQLIKSRPLITSDFVSKAYESIKNYIHKDYFLLRCLSRGIVYHHGSMPDNVKLYIEQLYIEEPQIQFIVTTSTLLEGVNIPADQIFIMSTSKGIRDLSSSQFKNLIGRVCRYGDIFSGGNPENLQKLMPKIFLLGTEYSRSKYRGR; this is encoded by the coding sequence TTGAAACTGTTGTTAACTTTTTTGAAAGCGAAGCGCAGAATGCCTGATATTACTTTTACCACCCTTAGAAAGAAGGACGGGGATTTTACGGCGTTTCGTGAGCTTTATACTAAGCTCTTACTAAACCAGCAGCTAGATGAATTTCAACTTCAAAAGCTATTACAGATTGCAATCGTGTTCCTAAACTCAAAACGCGAACTTGTTCGATTTTTCGGCTATCGAATAATTCTTCAATATGCCTTGGCAAAAAACGATTTTACTGCTTTGAACGACATCTCCTTAAACTTGGGATATATTCCCATCTCAAAAATCCTGGAAAAAACATCTATCAATTCAGAATTTCAGGGAGAGTTTTTTAAAGAATTTCTGAGTTCTTATAAAAACTCCTTTCGCACAAGTGCTGGAACCTTTTTGACAGAGGGGCAGCGTGCTTTGCAGAGAGATCTTTTTGATAAGAAGAAAGACTCTAATAATGTCGTAATCGCGCCCACCTCATACGGTAAGTCGGAGGCCATTGTCTCTACAGCTCTCGAGGTTCCAAAGAGCTGTATCATTGTCCCAACAAAAGCACTTTTAGCGCAGACCAAGAAACGCTTCCTAAACTCTGGCGCTGATCTATCCGCAAAGACGATAATTATTCATCATGAAATGTATTCGCCTTCTCAAGACAATTTAATTGCAATTCTCACCCAGGAAAGGTTGTTGAGTCTTTTGCAAGAGAATCCCAAGGCATACTTTGATAAAGTTTATGTGGATGAGGCACATAACTTATTGGAAAAGGATTCAAGAGCAAACTTACTCGCCTCTTGCTTGGTTCTCTTGAAGTATCGAAATAAGAATACGGTTTTCAATTTTTTTACACCATTCTTAAATGATGCGAGAAATCTTGAAACCAAGTTTCTTAGCTTGAATGCAGCTGAGCTTCGTAAAAATGAATATATAAAATCCGAGAAAATATTCTTGATTGATTTTAGAAGGTCCGATGAGGCCTTGCTCCACTTGTATGATCAGTTCATGAATGAATTTATTGAGATTCCAGAGGCTACATATCGTTCTGATGTTGAATTTATAAATAGGCAGGCAGCTCATAAAAACATCATATACTTTAATACACCTAAAGATGTAGAATCGTATTGTTCTCAACTAATAAAAAGCCGACCTCTGATAACTTCAGATTTTGTGTCAAAAGCATATGAAAGTATTAAAAACTACATTCATAAAGACTATTTTTTGCTGAGATGCCTGTCTCGGGGAATTGTTTATCATCACGGCTCGATGCCAGATAACGTAAAGTTGTATATAGAGCAACTCTACATTGAAGAGCCACAGATTCAGTTTATAGTTACAACGTCGACGCTTCTTGAAGGCGTCAATATCCCAGCAGATCAAATCTTTATAATGTCGACGTCTAAAGGCATTCGGGATTTGTCATCATCTCAGTTTAAAAACTTAATTGGCCGGGTGTGTCGATATGGTGACATTTTTTCTGGCGGGAATCCCGAAAATCTTCAAAAGCTTATGCCGAAGATATTCTTGCTAGGAACAGAGTACTCGAGATCAAAATACAGAGGTAGATGA
- a CDS encoding DUF4423 domain-containing protein has product MQNRQPEFSKGKEISMGSLVPPVLSDYMNYRQFLADFYLFKRKASKGSLRAYTYAVFSAAANIKSPNYLKMIIEGKRNLSDDMIGKFGKALGFMKDQTEEFRLLVQFTQAMDPAERNMYLKKLSEHRVAGKLKSGEIDRKTWEKVPNWVAWIIYAMIDQDGVSFDTATLKNLLRGKASEDEIDNALSTLISSGDLRRDEVTGELKKARSLTESPEEIPVALVRKLQSQLMYLGLESLYQDQPTEREFGTLTLSLTKSEFEEIKFKLRQMRKALHKDNSIARMKDKGERVYQLNIQLFPVTNAVETAVKAPAMKSALDIQVETPIVETTPVEAPVMMAEAPAVPQAAAPAAPVSAKEQKNERSNVSSLAATAASAADLFR; this is encoded by the coding sequence ATGCAAAACCGCCAGCCAGAGTTTAGCAAAGGCAAAGAAATTTCAATGGGTTCGCTCGTTCCGCCCGTATTATCTGATTACATGAACTATCGCCAGTTCTTGGCGGACTTCTATCTGTTTAAACGTAAGGCTTCCAAAGGCTCTTTGCGCGCATACACGTATGCCGTGTTCTCTGCCGCAGCCAATATCAAATCCCCGAATTACTTGAAAATGATCATCGAAGGAAAAAGAAATCTTTCCGACGACATGATCGGCAAGTTCGGTAAAGCCCTGGGCTTTATGAAAGATCAGACCGAAGAATTCCGTTTGCTGGTTCAATTCACGCAAGCGATGGATCCGGCTGAACGCAACATGTACCTCAAGAAATTGAGCGAACACCGTGTGGCGGGGAAACTGAAATCCGGCGAAATCGATCGCAAGACCTGGGAAAAAGTTCCGAACTGGGTGGCGTGGATCATTTACGCAATGATCGATCAGGACGGTGTTTCCTTCGATACAGCGACGCTGAAAAACCTTCTGCGTGGCAAAGCTTCTGAAGATGAAATCGATAACGCCCTTTCCACTTTGATCAGCTCTGGCGACCTTCGCCGTGACGAAGTGACGGGTGAATTGAAAAAAGCCCGCAGCCTGACTGAATCCCCGGAAGAAATCCCGGTGGCTTTGGTTCGCAAGCTGCAATCCCAGTTGATGTACTTGGGCCTTGAATCCCTGTACCAGGATCAACCAACCGAGCGTGAGTTCGGCACGTTGACTCTTTCTTTGACCAAGTCCGAGTTTGAAGAGATCAAATTCAAACTGCGCCAGATGAGAAAAGCCCTGCACAAGGACAACTCCATCGCGCGCATGAAGGACAAGGGCGAAAGAGTTTACCAGTTGAACATCCAACTGTTCCCGGTGACTAACGCGGTTGAAACTGCGGTGAAAGCACCAGCAATGAAGTCGGCTTTGGATATCCAGGTTGAGACTCCGATCGTTGAGACGACCCCTGTGGAAGCACCGGTGATGATGGCTGAGGCTCCAGCGGTTCCTCAAGCAGCAGCTCCGGCTGCCCCTGTCAGCGCTAAAGAACAGAAGAATGAACGCTCCAATGTGAGCTCTCTTGCCGCAACTGCAGCGTCCGCTGCCGACCTTTTCCGTTAA
- a CDS encoding pirin family protein: protein MRKRFLVFAGIGILSVAALFHFAILGDSSMNSKTSEIQVRPYSQLPEMNLGWLSLKDHFIATVGPYSGRGEQLKNLLVLADAKIQPKSRFPDHPHNDMEILTWVVHGKLQHLDDKGTNQEVPAEHLQLMSARDGIFHAEGNLSDQPLRLLQIWIHPNSKSGTPVVQQAGLTQKGFNLLAGPSAAPLNIRQDVWLYAAKIEGDEQVFEIPEDKFAYAVSIGDLSWNGKDIKDGDGLLAQSGKLAIKGTGQAIVILQTKN from the coding sequence ATGAGAAAAAGATTCCTTGTGTTTGCCGGTATCGGAATTCTTTCAGTGGCGGCTTTGTTTCACTTTGCGATTTTAGGAGACAGCTCTATGAATTCAAAAACATCCGAAATTCAAGTTAGGCCTTATTCCCAGTTGCCAGAAATGAATCTGGGCTGGCTGTCTTTGAAAGATCACTTTATCGCAACCGTGGGACCTTATTCAGGTCGCGGCGAACAACTGAAAAATCTGCTGGTTTTGGCTGATGCGAAAATCCAACCCAAATCCCGCTTCCCCGATCATCCCCACAACGACATGGAGATCCTGACCTGGGTGGTTCATGGAAAGCTTCAGCATCTGGATGACAAAGGAACGAATCAGGAAGTCCCGGCGGAGCATCTGCAACTAATGAGTGCTCGCGATGGGATTTTTCATGCGGAAGGGAACCTCAGCGACCAACCTTTGCGTCTGCTGCAGATCTGGATCCATCCGAATTCAAAATCGGGAACGCCGGTGGTGCAGCAAGCAGGTCTTACCCAAAAGGGCTTCAATCTGTTGGCGGGGCCTAGTGCTGCCCCACTGAATATCCGACAGGATGTGTGGTTGTATGCTGCTAAGATTGAAGGTGACGAACAGGTCTTTGAAATTCCTGAAGACAAGTTCGCCTATGCGGTTTCTATTGGGGATCTTTCTTGGAACGGGAAAGACATAAAAGACGGTGACGGCCTTCTTGCGCAAAGTGGAAAACTTGCGATCAAAGGCACCGGACAAGCCATCGTGATATTACAGACCAAAAATTAA
- a CDS encoding DUF938 domain-containing protein, which yields MELPFSAAADRNKEPILEVLKKVIRHEDHNLLEVGAGMGQHAVYLAPFFPKMEWTPTEVAENLPMLRERIQQSGIPNIKTPFRMVVGEDDFPIRTFDVILTINTFHIMSWKECKTFIKLIAGRLEEGGKVLIYGPFNYNGQFTTPSNEEFDKSLRERDPQSGIRNFEDVLSAMFKNGFEFVKDFEMPANNRMLLFRRLKFVRKK from the coding sequence ATGGAACTACCATTCTCCGCCGCTGCCGATCGTAATAAAGAACCCATCCTGGAAGTTCTTAAAAAAGTCATCCGTCACGAAGACCATAATCTGCTCGAGGTCGGTGCCGGCATGGGACAACACGCGGTTTACCTTGCGCCCTTCTTCCCAAAGATGGAATGGACTCCGACCGAAGTGGCAGAAAACCTGCCGATGCTTCGTGAGCGTATCCAACAAAGCGGGATTCCGAATATCAAAACTCCGTTCCGAATGGTTGTCGGGGAGGATGATTTCCCGATTCGCACTTTCGACGTGATTTTGACGATCAATACATTCCACATCATGTCCTGGAAAGAGTGTAAGACTTTTATCAAATTGATCGCGGGCCGTTTAGAGGAAGGCGGGAAGGTTCTGATTTACGGGCCGTTCAACTATAACGGCCAGTTCACGACCCCCAGCAATGAAGAATTCGACAAATCCTTGCGCGAACGAGATCCGCAAAGTGGCATCCGCAATTTTGAAGACGTCTTAAGCGCGATGTTTAAAAATGGTTTTGAGTTCGTGAAAGACTTCGAAATGCCAGCGAACAATCGCATGCTGCTTTTCCGCAGGCTTAAATTCGTAAGAAAGAAATAG
- a CDS encoding type 1 glutamine amidotransferase family protein, with amino-acid sequence MAANDKKILIYLPDEYADWEGAYLMSELSQNKIPFTVVSETKNTITSIGSLKVQPQAAVSDFTADQVSALILIGGENWPNMDRNKDARALAAQVLKQNSLLAAICGATFALAQEGLLKDRKHTSNDLNMLKAFVPTYAEDANYQNKLAVTDGNLITASGAGPVDFTLELLRALDVYTEEKRQHWYNLFKNGTPPPAEFWT; translated from the coding sequence ATGGCTGCTAACGACAAAAAGATTTTGATCTATCTTCCAGATGAATACGCGGACTGGGAGGGCGCTTACCTGATGAGCGAACTTTCCCAGAACAAGATTCCTTTTACCGTTGTGTCTGAAACGAAGAACACCATCACCTCCATCGGAAGCCTGAAAGTGCAGCCTCAGGCGGCTGTCTCAGACTTTACCGCAGATCAGGTGTCCGCTTTGATTCTGATCGGCGGGGAAAACTGGCCGAATATGGATCGCAATAAAGACGCGCGCGCACTGGCAGCCCAGGTTCTGAAGCAAAACTCTTTGCTGGCGGCGATCTGCGGGGCGACTTTTGCGCTGGCGCAAGAAGGTTTGCTGAAAGACCGCAAACACACCAGTAATGATCTGAATATGCTAAAGGCTTTTGTGCCGACTTACGCTGAAGACGCCAATTACCAGAACAAGCTTGCAGTGACGGATGGAAATCTGATCACGGCATCCGGTGCCGGCCCGGTGGACTTCACGTTGGAGCTTTTGCGCGCTTTGGATGTTTACACCGAAGAAAAGCGTCAGCACTGGTATAACCTGTTTAAAAACGGAACCCCGCCACCGGCAGAGTTCTGGACATAG
- a CDS encoding FBP domain-containing protein: MIKSHSNNFQAEHSFSISSEDELVKSFRVRDQKKLVLPDRLRYPLNIRSYFTWKEPSGVYTYLVMKMPNWDLPKGVAFKRTAPSGEPTGGLCNWCHAYGSSEEIGLLSVAMSANVSNSYMICQDLRCIEKIEEAAMLAGKDPEKNINELYQKMQKLFENISGYRPD, from the coding sequence ATGATTAAATCTCACAGCAATAATTTCCAGGCCGAACATTCCTTTTCGATCAGCTCTGAAGATGAGCTGGTGAAATCGTTCCGTGTGCGTGATCAGAAGAAATTGGTTCTGCCCGATCGCCTGCGCTATCCGCTGAACATTCGTTCTTACTTCACCTGGAAAGAGCCTTCCGGCGTTTACACCTATCTGGTGATGAAGATGCCGAACTGGGATCTTCCCAAAGGGGTTGCGTTTAAAAGAACAGCTCCCAGCGGTGAGCCCACGGGCGGGCTGTGCAACTGGTGCCACGCCTATGGATCTTCAGAAGAAATCGGCCTCTTGTCGGTGGCGATGAGTGCCAATGTCAGTAATTCGTACATGATCTGTCAGGACTTGCGTTGTATCGAAAAGATCGAAGAAGCGGCGATGCTGGCTGGAAAAGATCCTGAAAAGAACATCAACGAGCTTTATCAGAAGATGCAAAAGCTCTTTGAAAATATCAGCGGCTATCGTCCTGATTAG
- a CDS encoding PAS domain-containing protein: protein MVLALNDKKKTIEYFSSWHVQNKITLICLISILLLSALFVAAAILLPAITTTQIIAFIILIPAIACFGIATCHSSGLELEKARRDYDKMAQRLSETEDSQITLDRFFTISNDLMAVAGKDGRLKKVSKSLVNTLGYSEETLLSTPFFEFIHPDDRVSTRENIKALSLGLRSVDFVNRYRTAEGSYRTLSWSAAADDELGVRFASARDVTDERNFRTRMQQILDSAPFLLIVKDTEGTITNCNDAFAGMVGFTRESLLGKNIRLLKSPFHSAPSEKEQEVLRSQIPVTYDEVLVTNGTEEKYLSTVFPIVDQTGKAISIGKVSVKVLQ, encoded by the coding sequence GTGGTTTTGGCGTTAAACGACAAGAAAAAGACAATTGAGTATTTTAGTTCATGGCATGTCCAGAACAAGATCACTTTGATCTGCCTGATTTCCATTTTGCTGCTTTCAGCCCTGTTTGTGGCGGCAGCGATCCTTCTACCGGCCATCACCACCACGCAAATTATTGCTTTTATTATTCTGATTCCAGCCATCGCCTGCTTCGGCATTGCAACCTGCCATTCTTCCGGTCTGGAGTTGGAAAAAGCCCGTCGTGACTACGACAAAATGGCGCAGCGTTTGTCCGAAACCGAAGATTCGCAAATCACTCTGGATCGTTTCTTTACCATTTCCAATGACCTGATGGCGGTGGCGGGGAAAGACGGGCGTCTTAAGAAAGTCAGCAAGTCCCTGGTGAATACTCTGGGGTACAGTGAAGAGACTTTGCTCAGCACTCCGTTTTTTGAATTCATTCATCCAGATGACCGCGTATCCACCCGCGAAAACATCAAGGCCTTAAGTTTGGGTCTGCGTTCCGTGGACTTTGTGAATCGCTATCGCACGGCCGAGGGCTCTTATCGCACCCTGAGCTGGAGTGCCGCCGCCGACGACGAACTGGGTGTTCGTTTTGCTTCGGCCCGCGATGTGACCGATGAAAGAAACTTCAGAACCCGTATGCAGCAGATCCTGGATTCGGCTCCGTTCCTGCTGATTGTGAAAGACACCGAAGGCACTATCACCAATTGCAATGACGCCTTTGCCGGGATGGTGGGTTTCACCCGCGAATCCCTTTTGGGAAAAAACATCCGGCTTTTAAAATCTCCATTCCACTCGGCTCCTTCTGAAAAAGAGCAGGAAGTTCTAAGATCGCAGATCCCGGTCACCTATGACGAAGTGTTGGTGACAAATGGGACTGAAGAAAAGTATCTTTCCACGGTGTTCCCGATTGTGGATCAGACGGGCAAAGCGATTTCGATCGGTAAAGTTTCAGTAAAGGTTTTACAGTAA
- a CDS encoding TetR/AcrR family transcriptional regulator, which translates to MEEGKKGQKAPVKKTRNLEKSRKEILDAAFWEVFTRGFQGVSIDEIVKKTSMTKGAFYHQFPTKLDLGYALVDEVIKPMTYARWIDPLKTYENPLEGILLQLKNLIGKADPQELRYGCPLNNLVQEMAPVDPGFKARLQDALNYWIDGMDQELKRAKKAGYLREDINTRQVAHFVVMAHEGFYGMLKGLEDPKAFNALYDSLKRYFEILKA; encoded by the coding sequence ATGGAAGAAGGAAAAAAGGGGCAGAAAGCACCCGTTAAAAAGACCCGAAACCTGGAAAAGTCCCGCAAAGAGATTTTAGATGCGGCCTTTTGGGAGGTCTTTACCCGCGGATTTCAAGGGGTTAGCATCGATGAAATTGTCAAAAAGACATCGATGACCAAAGGGGCCTTTTACCATCAGTTCCCGACAAAACTGGATCTGGGCTATGCCCTGGTCGATGAAGTCATCAAACCGATGACCTACGCCCGCTGGATTGATCCACTGAAAACCTATGAAAACCCCCTGGAAGGGATCTTGTTGCAGCTAAAAAACCTGATCGGCAAAGCCGATCCTCAGGAACTTCGCTATGGTTGTCCTTTGAATAATCTGGTGCAGGAAATGGCTCCGGTGGATCCGGGCTTTAAAGCACGTTTGCAAGATGCTCTGAACTATTGGATCGATGGTATGGATCAGGAACTCAAGCGCGCCAAAAAAGCGGGGTATCTGCGTGAAGATATCAACACCCGTCAGGTGGCGCATTTCGTGGTGATGGCGCATGAGGGTTTTTACGGAATGCTAAAAGGCCTTGAAGACCCCAAAGCCTTTAATGCTCTTTATGATTCCTTAAAAAGATATTTTGAAATTCTAAAAGCCTAA
- a CDS encoding JmjC domain-containing protein, whose amino-acid sequence MKKLGLAELLAPVTLPEFFNSHWPVEPLFIPATPGKLQDIFALEQMQDLKNLISARQRKVRACLPDFDDEYSSIHLEPSDALKAYRNNMTLVFDSMQSQDATIADMLGNVRADLGLVTGGAENDLCKARSIAYATPAGCGTRLHFDANANFIIQIKGTKTWRLAPNESVEFPTERFTTGSEEMPAALEKQCHAHLIDALDEDSMEVIMKPGCVLFVPRGYWHETTTEEESLSLNFTFSQPTWADVFTKSLQEVLLRSPEWRELADGLEGTDQERKEAAIARFEFLLKSLATELPEISGRLLLQEGGLI is encoded by the coding sequence ATGAAAAAACTTGGTCTTGCAGAACTATTGGCCCCTGTCACGCTTCCTGAATTCTTTAATTCCCACTGGCCTGTAGAGCCTTTGTTTATTCCGGCGACCCCGGGGAAACTGCAGGACATCTTTGCCTTAGAGCAAATGCAAGACCTTAAAAATTTGATCTCGGCCCGTCAGCGCAAGGTTCGTGCGTGTCTGCCTGATTTTGACGACGAATACAGCTCGATCCATCTTGAACCCAGTGATGCACTGAAAGCCTATCGCAACAACATGACCTTGGTTTTTGATTCTATGCAAAGCCAGGATGCAACAATTGCCGACATGCTGGGGAACGTCCGCGCGGACTTGGGGTTGGTAACAGGTGGAGCTGAAAACGATCTGTGCAAAGCACGTTCGATTGCCTATGCCACACCAGCTGGTTGCGGCACCCGTCTGCACTTTGATGCCAATGCAAACTTCATTATTCAAATCAAAGGCACCAAGACATGGAGACTTGCACCGAATGAATCCGTGGAATTCCCGACCGAACGTTTTACGACGGGTTCAGAAGAAATGCCGGCAGCCCTGGAAAAACAGTGCCACGCTCACCTGATCGATGCTTTGGATGAAGACAGCATGGAAGTCATAATGAAGCCGGGCTGTGTTTTGTTTGTTCCCCGCGGTTATTGGCATGAAACAACCACCGAAGAAGAATCCCTTTCACTGAACTTTACATTCAGCCAACCGACGTGGGCGGATGTGTTCACCAAGTCATTGCAGGAAGTCCTTTTAAGATCACCGGAATGGCGCGAACTGGCGGATGGCCTTGAAGGCACTGATCAAGAACGAAAAGAAGCCGCTATCGCACGTTTTGAATTCTTGCTAAAAAGCCTGGCGACAGAGCTGCCTGAAATTTCCGGCAGGCTTCTGCTTCAGGAAGGTGGCTTGATCTAA
- a CDS encoding DEAD/DEAH box helicase: protein MYRLRDYQQQAVTNTIRYFQKKREPAVIVLPTGAGKSLVIAELARIARGRILVLAHVKELVEQNHDKYRSYGLEAGIFSASLGKKDHDQKAIFGSVQSVARAPDEFFNNFSLLIIDECHRVAEEGATQYQEVVKKLQDRNPTLCVLGLTATPYRMGLGWIYEYNQGGELKTEQSRFFKQCVYELPLSYMIRHGYLTIPVKVDIPVTCYDFSDLLGKDRAFTTAEVEEVLKNQKRLTPLIINNIIDITEKYDRQGVMIFASTIKHAEEIMTYLPADQARVVFGDTDIKERAQIIHDFKQKKFKYLVNVSVLTTGFDAPHVDVIAILRPTESNSLYQQIVGRGLRLSEDKKDCYVLDYTGVGHDIYAPEISDKRPAKDTVPVKVACPQCAFENDFWGYADDDGVVFEHFGRKCKGASQDPNTLEIKPCGFRFRFKLCHNCSCENDITAKACEKCDAVLIDAEAKLKQAKLSKNAHVMTPDRISFEERKDKNSNPYLEIRYYDLESNYLSEVHFFNNTTAVKKFNINFLRSHLRLPELAVDLTSPQEVIRFQKLFRSPIFVIARKQDKFWRVTEKVFAEELAP from the coding sequence ATGTACAGGTTACGTGACTATCAACAGCAGGCGGTTACAAATACGATCCGGTATTTCCAGAAAAAACGGGAACCGGCTGTTATTGTGCTGCCGACAGGTGCGGGAAAAAGTTTGGTTATTGCCGAATTGGCCCGCATCGCCCGTGGCCGCATCCTGGTATTGGCACACGTCAAAGAGCTGGTCGAACAAAACCATGACAAGTACCGAAGCTATGGCCTGGAAGCCGGCATCTTTTCTGCCAGCCTGGGGAAGAAAGATCACGATCAGAAGGCCATCTTTGGAAGCGTGCAGTCCGTGGCCCGCGCCCCGGATGAATTCTTCAACAACTTTTCTTTGCTGATCATCGATGAATGCCATCGTGTCGCCGAAGAGGGCGCAACACAATATCAAGAAGTCGTTAAAAAGCTGCAGGACCGCAACCCCACTTTGTGTGTCTTGGGCCTGACGGCCACGCCTTACCGCATGGGCTTAGGCTGGATCTATGAATACAATCAAGGCGGCGAGCTTAAAACCGAACAAAGTCGATTCTTCAAGCAGTGCGTGTATGAACTGCCACTGTCCTACATGATCCGCCACGGCTATCTGACCATCCCGGTGAAAGTTGATATTCCGGTCACATGTTATGACTTTTCAGACCTGCTGGGAAAAGACCGCGCCTTCACCACCGCCGAAGTTGAAGAAGTTCTTAAGAATCAAAAGCGCCTGACCCCTTTGATTATCAACAACATCATCGACATCACGGAAAAGTACGACCGTCAGGGTGTGATGATTTTTGCCAGCACCATTAAACATGCTGAAGAAATCATGACCTATCTTCCGGCGGATCAGGCCCGCGTTGTCTTTGGTGACACGGATATCAAAGAGCGTGCGCAGATCATCCACGACTTTAAACAGAAGAAATTCAAGTACCTGGTCAACGTCTCCGTCCTGACCACCGGATTTGATGCGCCTCACGTCGATGTTATTGCGATCTTGCGCCCCACGGAATCCAACAGTCTGTATCAGCAGATTGTGGGTCGCGGACTTCGTTTATCTGAAGACAAAAAAGACTGTTACGTTCTGGATTACACCGGGGTCGGTCACGACATCTATGCCCCGGAGATCAGCGACAAGCGCCCGGCCAAGGACACCGTCCCGGTCAAAGTGGCCTGCCCCCAGTGTGCCTTTGAAAATGATTTCTGGGGTTATGCCGATGATGACGGCGTGGTCTTTGAACATTTCGGCAGAAAATGCAAAGGGGCCTCTCAAGACCCGAACACATTGGAAATCAAGCCCTGCGGATTCCGCTTCAGATTTAAACTTTGCCATAACTGTTCCTGTGAAAACGACATCACGGCCAAGGCTTGCGAAAAGTGCGATGCCGTCTTAATTGATGCTGAAGCCAAACTGAAGCAGGCGAAGCTTTCCAAGAACGCCCATGTGATGACTCCGGACCGGATTTCCTTTGAAGAGCGCAAGGACAAGAATTCAAATCCTTACCTTGAAATCCGTTATTACGATCTGGAATCCAATTACCTCAGCGAAGTCCACTTCTTCAACAACACAACAGCTGTGAAGAAGTTCAATATCAACTTCTTAAGATCCCACCTCAGACTGCCGGAACTGGCCGTGGATCTGACAAGCCCTCAGGAAGTCATCCGGTTCCAGAAGCTTTTCCGCTCCCCGATCTTTGTCATCGCCAGAAAACAGGACAAGTTCTGGCGTGTGACCGAAAAAGTCTTTGCTGAAGAGCTTGCACCGTAA